One window of Candidatus Neomarinimicrobiota bacterium genomic DNA carries:
- a CDS encoding N-acetylmuramoyl-L-alanine amidase: MTPKILLVLISVLFLAYCAPQVENIVEVNPALEMVTRADWGWVPLTDTIPTHEIKYITIHHGGEDFPQDKDVIKYLIGLQSWSRSDKNWIDNPYHYMIDLQGKIYEARPIEYPGDTNTDYDVRGHALICVMGNYENQILSETQFNQLALLTATLADKYGVPNAMIKSHKDYTETLCPGKDLYRYLEDGSLIKRIAELRKP; the protein is encoded by the coding sequence ATGACCCCAAAGATACTCCTTGTACTAATTTCTGTATTGTTCCTGGCATATTGCGCTCCTCAGGTTGAAAATATAGTGGAGGTTAACCCCGCCCTTGAAATGGTAACTCGCGCTGATTGGGGATGGGTACCCCTCACCGACACCATTCCTACCCACGAGATCAAATACATTACCATCCATCACGGTGGCGAGGACTTTCCCCAGGATAAAGATGTCATCAAATATTTGATTGGTTTACAATCCTGGAGTCGTTCTGATAAAAACTGGATTGACAATCCCTATCACTATATGATTGATCTTCAGGGGAAGATCTATGAAGCACGTCCCATCGAATATCCCGGTGATACCAATACGGATTATGATGTACGGGGGCATGCTCTCATTTGTGTCATGGGCAATTACGAAAACCAGATTCTCAGTGAAACCCAATTTAATCAACTCGCCCTGCTGACGGCAACTTTGGCAGATAAGTATGGCGTACCAAATGCCATGATCAAAAGTCACAAAGACTATACTGAGACCTTGTGTCCAGGGAAGGATCTCTATCGCTATCTGGAAGATGGTAGTCTGATCAAGCGCATCGCTGAATTAAGAAAACCTTAA
- a CDS encoding NUDIX hydrolase has translation MSSKIKLKYFKQSGVIPVYKGKVVVITARGSNRWIIPKGSIDWELTAQESAAKEALEEAGIKGEVLPDEIGTYTYEKLGGSYKVRLYYMEVTRLKDKWDEKHFRKRKLFTPKQAIKKVVPAAVSKIMASFFHENRHLIKKKKRKSKKKKKG, from the coding sequence ATGTCGTCAAAAATAAAGCTAAAATACTTTAAACAATCCGGTGTGATCCCTGTTTACAAGGGCAAGGTGGTTGTCATCACAGCCAGGGGCAGTAACCGTTGGATTATTCCCAAAGGATCCATCGATTGGGAGCTAACAGCCCAGGAATCTGCAGCCAAAGAAGCACTGGAAGAGGCGGGTATCAAAGGGGAGGTGCTCCCTGATGAAATTGGGACCTATACTTACGAAAAACTGGGTGGCAGCTATAAGGTGCGTCTCTATTACATGGAGGTCACCAGGCTTAAAGACAAGTGGGATGAAAAACATTTCCGCAAACGAAAATTGTTTACCCCCAAGCAGGCGATAAAGAAGGTGGTTCCAGCGGCAGTTTCCAAAATTATGGCCAGTTTTTTTCATGAGAACAGACACCTCATTAAAAAGAAGAAGCGAAAGTCCAAAAAGAAAAAGAAGGGCTAG
- a CDS encoding lipocalin-like domain-containing protein, with protein MGNSIIGVWKLLTVVYLSGADTTSIDPALPGLFIFTEEHYSMTWMPLRAQQEAYADQWHPNDAEKVQSYNSIVTNTGRYELSGSELTTYVEVAKTPAFVGGHAVYVCQIQGDEMRLQIVDNVAHDGTRDEGYLKFKTILTLQRVE; from the coding sequence ATGGGGAATTCTATTATAGGTGTATGGAAGTTGCTAACTGTTGTCTACCTGTCTGGCGCAGATACCACATCAATTGATCCAGCACTTCCCGGGTTATTCATCTTTACTGAGGAGCACTACAGCATGACCTGGATGCCCCTGAGAGCTCAACAGGAAGCCTATGCCGATCAATGGCATCCCAATGATGCAGAGAAGGTTCAGAGCTACAACTCTATCGTAACCAATACGGGTCGCTATGAATTGTCCGGTTCGGAATTAACTACATATGTTGAAGTTGCAAAAACACCAGCATTTGTAGGTGGGCATGCCGTTTATGTGTGCCAGATCCAGGGTGATGAGATGCGTTTACAGATAGTGGATAATGTGGCTCACGATGGAACACGAGATGAGGGTTACCTCAAATTTAAAACCATCCTCACCCTCCAAAGAGTGGAGTAA
- a CDS encoding MGMT family protein has protein sequence MGNKQSKWETIYAVVKQIPEGMVATYGQIAALAGYYRQARQVGYALHAVPSDDIPWHRVINAQGKISLNLEMGGAVQRKLLESEGVVFTEAGVIPLRHYQWQPTFDPLDS, from the coding sequence ATGGGAAACAAACAAAGCAAGTGGGAAACGATCTATGCCGTGGTGAAGCAAATCCCCGAAGGTATGGTTGCCACCTATGGACAGATCGCCGCACTGGCTGGCTATTACCGTCAAGCCCGCCAAGTAGGATATGCTTTACATGCGGTACCATCAGATGATATTCCCTGGCACAGAGTGATAAATGCCCAGGGGAAGATCAGCCTTAATCTTGAGATGGGCGGAGCTGTGCAGCGAAAATTGTTGGAAAGTGAAGGTGTTGTTTTTACTGAGGCAGGTGTGATTCCATTAAGACACTATCAATGGCAACCGACCTTCGATCCCCTTGACAGCTAA
- a CDS encoding DUF2723 domain-containing protein, with translation MDFLKPRDMVKTLMALFVLIFTFLIYLDTMAPTVSFWDCGEFIAVSHTLSVPHPPGSPLYLLLGRVISMLPIVGGAALDPVLNEPQFHNIAYRINLLSPLATAFANMFLFLIIVRLVAEWRGKIKDAADKWIAYGGALVGSLTIAFSDSHWFNAVEAEVYSMSIFFTAIVVWLILKWSEKVDEGGAGSRYILIISYMMGLAISVHMLNLLTIPFIALIMYMKLNPKENGVEMMVHMLATVAIMAIAILIGIEMALPASSLEYMRLSPADLSSKLMVLGVIFSIITGGGLWGLSQAFDAERRSRFWKQVVLMGAAGASYLIIYLGIIKGMPKLANTMGSILNTDNAVSAIGATFTVSILILMALIFFAPSIYRARATEIRLSVMALLLVLVGFTSYQTIFIRSSQNPNIDENDPETVSRAVSYLEREQYGSYPMFYRDRWGETPLNRNSATPGRIVKVNSTGKIGEVVSVNGDQVVVGVGGRDINQRMNNLSVITNGYKSNSDFFWRYQINHMYIRYFKWQFWGRDGDNSDISQLWAIPFFLGLAGMGHHFAKDSRRAFAVMALFMLTGFAILLYLNQDDPQPRERDYSYVGSFYAFAIWIGIGAAAVLEKLKDWRKDSPVFFGGAIAIMLLAAPANMLKANYHTHDRSGNYVAWEYSYNLLNTCEPNAILFTNGDNDTFPLWYLQEVEGIRKDVRVVNLSLLNTPWYVKQLKHMDPKVPISLSDKEIEDLTLWRWEEREMTLPGPTTYGDKPESGSLENGSAGITWNLQPTISRQKSQQTGKLVGGLRVQDVMIFDIMRMNKWKQPIYFAVTVSPSNQIGLGDYLRMDGQAYQVMPYKVGLSIDVDVMYDKIIDTYRYTNLDDPDVYYPPNVQRLLQNYRKGFLQLVYEYGLDGEENREKALHVLHKMDELVPDNTIPVTYMDLYLQIAQMYYQLEDDSSAYRYMENAFENGRDDVPIMDRIKVASIWNDLFDETEKTLEILLPLSMEAPMNAQLIYEIARAYVKDGNAIDGEEWVTRLASLAPMARETRTLQDMVAKLKADSTDS, from the coding sequence ATGGATTTTCTTAAACCTCGTGACATGGTGAAAACACTCATGGCGCTTTTCGTGCTGATCTTCACCTTTTTGATCTACCTGGACACCATGGCGCCGACGGTTTCTTTCTGGGATTGCGGTGAATTTATCGCTGTTTCACACACCTTGAGTGTTCCACACCCTCCTGGCTCGCCACTCTATCTTTTGCTGGGTCGCGTCATTTCCATGCTTCCCATCGTAGGCGGAGCTGCCCTCGACCCTGTATTGAACGAACCACAGTTCCATAATATTGCTTATCGTATCAATCTTTTATCACCTCTGGCCACAGCATTTGCAAACATGTTTCTTTTTCTCATCATCGTACGTCTGGTTGCTGAATGGCGCGGGAAAATCAAGGATGCTGCCGACAAGTGGATTGCATATGGTGGTGCTCTGGTGGGATCTCTCACCATAGCCTTTTCTGATAGTCACTGGTTTAATGCCGTGGAAGCCGAAGTGTATTCCATGAGTATCTTTTTCACAGCCATTGTGGTTTGGCTCATACTTAAGTGGTCTGAAAAAGTGGATGAGGGTGGAGCTGGTTCACGTTACATTTTGATCATTTCATATATGATGGGCCTGGCCATATCAGTTCACATGCTCAACCTGCTTACCATTCCTTTTATTGCGCTCATCATGTACATGAAGCTTAATCCCAAAGAGAATGGCGTTGAAATGATGGTGCATATGCTGGCAACGGTGGCAATTATGGCCATTGCAATCCTCATTGGCATTGAAATGGCATTGCCTGCCAGCTCACTGGAATATATGCGTCTTTCTCCCGCCGATTTGAGCTCCAAACTCATGGTTCTGGGTGTGATCTTTAGCATCATTACCGGTGGAGGACTGTGGGGTCTCTCCCAGGCTTTTGACGCTGAGAGACGTAGTCGATTCTGGAAGCAGGTTGTACTCATGGGCGCTGCTGGTGCATCCTATCTTATCATTTACCTTGGAATCATTAAGGGTATGCCCAAGCTGGCCAATACTATGGGTAGCATTCTGAATACGGACAATGCCGTATCTGCCATTGGTGCCACTTTTACAGTCAGTATTCTCATTCTCATGGCACTGATCTTTTTTGCTCCCTCAATCTATAGAGCCCGTGCTACTGAGATTAGACTTTCTGTCATGGCGCTGCTCCTGGTCCTGGTAGGGTTTACATCGTATCAAACCATCTTTATTCGCTCATCCCAGAACCCAAATATTGACGAGAATGATCCTGAAACGGTATCGCGTGCTGTCTCCTATCTGGAACGCGAGCAGTATGGAAGCTACCCCATGTTTTACCGTGATCGTTGGGGAGAAACACCTCTTAATAGAAACTCTGCCACTCCTGGACGTATTGTCAAGGTCAATAGCACGGGGAAAATTGGTGAAGTCGTATCTGTTAATGGAGACCAGGTTGTGGTGGGTGTTGGGGGTCGAGACATCAACCAACGCATGAATAATTTGAGCGTTATCACCAATGGTTATAAATCAAATTCAGATTTTTTCTGGCGCTACCAGATAAATCATATGTATATCCGCTACTTCAAGTGGCAATTCTGGGGCAGAGACGGAGACAACTCCGATATTTCTCAGCTCTGGGCCATTCCATTTTTCTTAGGACTGGCTGGAATGGGGCATCATTTCGCAAAAGATTCACGACGGGCATTCGCCGTAATGGCGCTTTTCATGCTCACAGGATTTGCTATTCTGCTTTATCTCAATCAGGATGATCCCCAACCTCGAGAACGAGATTACTCCTATGTGGGATCATTTTATGCCTTTGCAATCTGGATTGGGATTGGAGCTGCCGCAGTACTGGAGAAACTCAAAGACTGGCGTAAAGATTCTCCTGTATTTTTTGGTGGAGCTATCGCCATAATGTTGCTTGCTGCACCTGCAAACATGCTGAAAGCAAACTATCATACCCATGATCGTTCTGGCAATTATGTGGCCTGGGAATATTCCTACAACCTGCTCAACACCTGTGAACCCAACGCCATTCTTTTCACAAACGGCGATAATGATACCTTCCCGCTCTGGTATTTACAGGAGGTAGAGGGTATTCGTAAGGATGTGCGAGTGGTCAACTTGAGCCTGTTGAATACACCCTGGTATGTAAAACAGCTGAAACACATGGACCCCAAAGTTCCCATCAGCTTGAGTGATAAAGAAATTGAAGACTTGACTCTTTGGAGATGGGAAGAGCGAGAGATGACACTTCCTGGACCAACGACGTATGGGGATAAACCTGAATCTGGATCCCTGGAGAATGGCTCAGCAGGAATTACCTGGAATTTGCAACCCACGATTTCGCGACAGAAAAGCCAGCAGACTGGTAAACTGGTGGGGGGTCTCAGAGTACAGGATGTTATGATCTTCGATATCATGCGCATGAATAAATGGAAACAACCCATTTATTTTGCAGTTACGGTTTCCCCCAGCAACCAGATTGGTCTGGGAGATTATCTGCGCATGGATGGACAGGCGTATCAGGTGATGCCCTACAAGGTGGGCTTGAGTATTGATGTGGATGTCATGTATGACAAGATCATTGATACCTATCGATATACCAACCTGGACGATCCAGATGTGTATTATCCACCAAACGTTCAACGCCTGCTGCAAAACTATCGCAAGGGGTTCCTGCAACTTGTCTACGAATATGGTCTTGATGGGGAGGAGAATCGTGAAAAGGCTCTCCATGTTCTCCACAAGATGGATGAACTGGTTCCCGATAATACGATTCCTGTCACTTACATGGATCTGTATCTTCAGATTGCCCAAATGTACTACCAGCTCGAAGATGATTCCAGCGCGTATCGCTACATGGAAAATGCCTTTGAGAATGGTCGCGATGATGTACCAATAATGGATCGGATCAAGGTGGCCTCAATTTGGAATGATCTCTTCGATGAAACGGAGAAGACCCTGGAAATCCTGCTCCCGCTTAGCATGGAAGCACCCATGAATGCACAGCTCATCTATGAGATTGCCCGAGCCTATGTGAAAGATGGCAATGCTATTGATGGTGAAGAGTGGGTCACTCGCCTGGCGTCCCTGGCGCCCATGGCCAGAGAAACTCGAACGCTTCAGGATATGGTCGCCAAACTCAAGGCTGATTCCACAGATTCATAA
- a CDS encoding histidine kinase: MKVLLHIVGWLLVLLFYSSVYGRFMGAFAPALLHTLITLPFYLLPTYYLAYFIVPRFLLTQQYLRATIHTIYLILFTAFGYIMTSIAVILMPTPDFFYTSGPNPMSIDLFIHLIGIFAVVFLVAAIRLFQLRQEVEHERLKAETDLLKGQLHPHFLFNTLNNLYAQTLKQSPAAPEMILKLSSLLDYTLYQTRHPYVPLEKELEGIEAYIELEKLRFGERLDLSLEIQGYIDDKTIAPLIFMPLVENAFKHGIARHDHEGWIKISLKVMLDGCKFVVSNSVLETTKTKDKHSQGIGLKNLRRRLQLQYADQYEMKIQAESDTYTVSLTLKNWEPRHVHTLSAG, from the coding sequence ATGAAAGTTTTACTGCATATAGTGGGCTGGCTCCTGGTTCTGCTCTTTTATTCCTCGGTCTATGGCCGGTTCATGGGTGCCTTTGCACCAGCACTACTGCACACATTGATCACCCTGCCTTTCTATCTGTTGCCAACATACTATCTTGCCTATTTTATCGTTCCCCGCTTTCTGCTTACCCAGCAATATCTACGAGCTACCATTCATACTATTTACCTAATTCTGTTTACCGCATTTGGATACATCATGACAAGCATTGCGGTAATACTCATGCCAACACCTGACTTCTTTTACACGTCGGGTCCCAATCCCATGAGTATTGATTTATTTATACACCTCATTGGCATCTTTGCCGTCGTTTTTCTGGTGGCTGCTATTCGACTTTTTCAATTACGCCAGGAGGTTGAACATGAGCGCCTCAAAGCTGAGACTGACTTGCTAAAAGGACAGTTGCACCCCCATTTTCTTTTCAACACCTTGAATAATCTGTATGCGCAAACACTCAAACAATCCCCTGCTGCACCAGAGATGATTTTGAAGCTATCCTCACTGCTTGATTACACACTTTATCAGACTAGACACCCCTACGTGCCTCTGGAGAAGGAATTAGAAGGAATCGAGGCCTATATTGAGTTGGAGAAATTGCGTTTTGGTGAGCGTCTCGATCTATCCCTAGAGATACAGGGCTATATTGACGACAAGACTATTGCACCTTTGATATTCATGCCCCTTGTTGAAAATGCCTTTAAACATGGTATTGCCAGACATGATCATGAGGGCTGGATAAAAATTAGTTTAAAAGTCATGCTGGATGGGTGTAAGTTCGTTGTGAGTAACTCAGTCCTTGAGACCACAAAAACGAAGGACAAACATTCGCAAGGAATTGGTCTAAAAAATTTAAGGCGTCGTCTGCAACTGCAGTATGCAGATCAATATGAAATGAAGATTCAAGCTGAATCAGACACATATACAGTTTCTTTAACCCTGAAAAACTGGGAGCCGCGACATGTCCATACGCTGTCTGCTGGTTGA
- a CDS encoding response regulator transcription factor: MSIRCLLVDDEPLALEVLESLLTNIDDVEIIEKCTSGVEAFKILGEQKIDLLFLDIEMPELSGLELIRNLSNPPEVAFVTAHRDYAFEGFEHDVLDFLLKPVSLPRILKTLDRFRHQRQNMPPVPHEQPTQSKPTYITVHINRQSHRVAFGEIHYIESFKDYIKIYTETGILVVRETIGGFEKRLPRDEYLRIHRSYIIPLSRVKSFDATQVDLPGKTFPLGPHYQREALARLQN; this comes from the coding sequence ATGTCCATACGCTGTCTGCTGGTTGATGATGAGCCCCTGGCCCTGGAGGTGCTGGAATCACTTCTGACCAATATAGATGATGTTGAAATCATTGAGAAGTGCACCAGTGGGGTGGAGGCTTTCAAAATATTGGGGGAGCAGAAAATTGACCTCCTGTTTCTTGATATTGAGATGCCTGAGTTGAGTGGCTTGGAATTGATCAGAAATTTGTCAAATCCACCAGAAGTGGCATTTGTAACCGCCCATCGCGACTATGCCTTTGAGGGCTTTGAACATGATGTTCTGGATTTCTTGCTTAAGCCAGTGAGTCTACCGAGAATCTTAAAAACGCTTGATCGGTTTCGACATCAACGACAAAACATGCCACCGGTTCCGCACGAACAACCCACCCAGTCAAAGCCAACATACATTACCGTTCATATTAACAGGCAAAGTCATCGAGTAGCCTTCGGTGAGATCCACTATATTGAAAGTTTTAAAGATTATATCAAAATTTATACGGAAACAGGAATCCTGGTTGTCCGGGAGACCATTGGGGGTTTTGAGAAAAGATTACCCCGAGATGAATATCTGAGAATTCACCGTTCATATATCATCCCCTTAAGCAGGGTGAAGTCTTTTGATGCAACCCAGGTTGATCTTCCAGGAAAAACATTCCCCCTGGGTCCCCACTATCAGCGAGAAGCCCTGGCTCGTTTACAAAATTAG
- a CDS encoding RNA methyltransferase — translation MNPLPSLLTNAQTTSYRALKRSKYRRLEGLFLLEGARLCEEALQSDLEITACITSKNFDKFSIPPEVKHFEATPVQIEQISDSKNPQGIICVARIPETPEKLDTEHTKILLVLDRIADPGNLGTIFRSALWFGIQDILLGPDCVDPYSPKVVRGSMGALGTLNLHSSTNLCESAEQWKLAGGQVAALHMQGTSLHAFKQENSLFLIIGSEAHGVDPDLLKLSTALSIEKPGAGESLNAAMATGIALFELTKT, via the coding sequence ATGAACCCGCTTCCATCCCTTCTCACAAACGCCCAAACCACCAGCTATCGAGCCCTTAAACGATCGAAGTACAGAAGACTGGAAGGTCTCTTCTTACTGGAAGGTGCCAGATTGTGTGAGGAAGCGCTTCAATCGGACCTGGAGATTACTGCCTGTATTACTTCAAAGAATTTTGACAAATTTTCCATTCCTCCCGAAGTAAAACATTTCGAAGCAACCCCTGTTCAAATCGAGCAAATTTCTGACAGTAAAAACCCTCAGGGTATCATTTGTGTCGCCCGTATTCCTGAAACTCCAGAAAAACTGGATACGGAACACACTAAAATCCTGTTGGTACTGGATCGTATTGCTGATCCTGGCAACCTGGGAACCATTTTCAGATCAGCGCTCTGGTTTGGTATCCAGGATATCCTCCTGGGACCAGATTGTGTTGATCCCTATAGCCCAAAAGTGGTCCGGGGAAGCATGGGAGCTCTTGGAACATTGAATCTGCATTCATCTACTAATCTTTGCGAAAGCGCTGAGCAGTGGAAGTTGGCGGGGGGGCAAGTTGCTGCATTGCATATGCAGGGCACCTCGCTACATGCATTCAAGCAGGAAAATTCCCTCTTTCTTATTATTGGTTCTGAAGCACATGGTGTTGATCCGGATTTGTTAAAACTATCAACCGCTCTTTCCATTGAAAAACCCGGTGCTGGCGAATCCCTCAATGCTGCCATGGCGACAGGAATTGCTCTGTTTGAGCTAACAAAAACCTGA
- a CDS encoding histidine--tRNA ligase, with protein sequence MPQKVQRVKGVNDILPQEAKQWQALEQVVKQVMERYAFGEIRPPIFEKTELFARGVGEDTDIVSKEMYSFSDMSKSSLTLRPELTAGVVRSYIQNNLQQISPVQKLWYEGPMFRQERPQKGRYRQFWQFGAEAIGSPNPEQDAEMIALFYAILKELEIEKSVTLKVNSVGDGESRAAYRNALQKYLRPHLSSLSETSQKRFESNPLRILDSKAPNDKELVKDAPKIRECLNQASATHYAEVLEMLEAMDIPYVQDDLLVRGLDYYTHTIFEFTSDALGAQDAICGGGRYNDLVKELGGQEVPAIGWAAGIERLLLVVEALQPLEVNSGLDLFLIVQGEDLRVRAPKLIHEWRSAGLKCDMDTLRRSMKAQMREANRQEARYVAILGEEEFAKGIVQLKNFETGEQEAVPFESVASHINKALSPCLLSRSSQSVD encoded by the coding sequence ATGCCCCAAAAAGTTCAACGCGTAAAAGGCGTCAATGACATTCTCCCCCAGGAAGCAAAACAATGGCAAGCACTGGAACAGGTTGTCAAGCAGGTGATGGAGCGCTACGCCTTTGGTGAGATTCGACCGCCGATTTTTGAAAAAACAGAGCTGTTTGCCCGCGGTGTCGGTGAAGATACTGATATCGTTTCCAAGGAAATGTATTCCTTCTCCGATATGAGTAAATCCTCGCTGACCTTACGTCCTGAACTCACTGCAGGGGTTGTGCGCAGCTATATCCAAAACAATCTCCAGCAAATCTCACCGGTTCAGAAGCTCTGGTATGAAGGGCCCATGTTCCGCCAGGAGCGTCCCCAAAAAGGACGTTACCGTCAATTCTGGCAATTTGGCGCAGAAGCCATTGGCTCTCCCAATCCTGAACAGGATGCAGAGATGATTGCCCTGTTTTATGCCATTTTAAAAGAACTTGAAATCGAGAAATCGGTAACCCTTAAAGTTAATAGTGTTGGTGATGGTGAAAGTCGAGCTGCCTATCGTAACGCTCTCCAGAAATATTTAAGACCTCACCTCAGTTCGCTCTCTGAAACCAGTCAAAAGCGTTTCGAATCAAATCCATTACGGATTCTGGATAGCAAGGCACCCAATGACAAGGAGTTGGTAAAGGACGCCCCGAAAATTCGTGAGTGTCTTAATCAAGCCTCAGCGACCCATTATGCTGAAGTCCTGGAGATGCTTGAGGCAATGGATATTCCCTATGTTCAGGACGATCTACTGGTTCGAGGACTGGATTATTATACCCATACAATTTTTGAATTCACCAGCGATGCACTTGGTGCACAGGATGCTATTTGTGGTGGGGGTCGCTATAACGACCTGGTCAAAGAGCTGGGTGGGCAAGAGGTGCCTGCTATCGGCTGGGCTGCTGGGATTGAAAGACTTCTCCTGGTTGTGGAGGCACTACAACCATTGGAGGTCAATTCCGGATTGGATCTTTTTCTCATTGTCCAGGGAGAAGACTTGAGGGTACGGGCACCCAAGCTTATCCATGAATGGCGAAGTGCTGGACTAAAATGTGATATGGACACCCTTCGCAGAAGCATGAAAGCACAGATGCGAGAAGCCAACCGACAAGAAGCCCGTTATGTGGCCATCCTTGGTGAAGAGGAGTTTGCTAAGGGTATTGTACAGCTTAAGAATTTTGAAACAGGCGAGCAGGAAGCTGTCCCCTTTGAAAGTGTGGCGTCACACATCAATAAAGCCCTGTCACCCTGCCTGCTAAGTCGTAGCTCACAGAGCGTAGACTAG